The following coding sequences lie in one Apium graveolens cultivar Ventura chromosome 3, ASM990537v1, whole genome shotgun sequence genomic window:
- the LOC141711243 gene encoding uncharacterized protein LOC141711243 has product MDSRDGESIDIVGQPWLNDATDPYVPTISESFENNKGLWSSVDNTSMWKKMWRIKAPPKTLNLLWRAMSRSLPTKVQLQHRHVPVLSSCPVCENEDETAMHILIFVILLNFVGSCSSQCFYQFSVRTLRVGWSKPCKSVMLKQERSLPLCVGLFGKREMIEFGRTKKLVQIMFSHHPCSIFYSGRMPKVRILYLSLTIVVKVMGRVFGLNLKEVIAIRETLGRLKHKQWSGVVVESDCLVAIQAIRSQIVMVSPFDKVVATCRNLLEELATTSLFFVKRSANEAAHYMARESYSFPDRVLNRSTVPIELLNILQVDSSN; this is encoded by the exons ATGGATAGTAGGGATGGGGAGAGTATAGATATTGTTGGCCAACCTTGGTTGAATGATGCAACTGATCCCTATGTCCCAACGATTTCTGAATCTTTTGAGAATAACAAG GGGTTATGGAGCTCTGTTGATAATACTAGTATGTGGAAGAAAATGTGGAGAATTAAAGCTCCGCCAAAGACCTTAAATCTTTTATGGAGAGCAATGTCACGGAGTCTACCGACTAAAGTGCAGCTGCAGCACCGCCACGTTCCTGTACTGTCAAGTTGTCCAGTTTGTGAAAATGAAGATGAAACCGCCATGCATATTTTGATTTTTGTCATTTTGCTCAACTTTGTTGGCAGCTGTTCAAGCCAATGCTTTTATCAATTCAGTGTGAGGACTTTGCGGGTTGGATGGAGCAAGCCTTGCAAATCTGTAATGCTAAAACAGGAACGGAGCTTGCCACTTTGTGTTGGCCTATTTGGAAAGcgagaaatgatagagtttggacgAACAAAAAAGCTCGTGCAAATTATGTTTTCTCATCATCCATGCAGTATCTTTTACAGTGGAAGAATGCCCAAAGTAAGAATTTTATACCTATCTCTCACTATAGTCGTGAAGGTGATGGGGCGAGTCTTTGGGTTAAATCTCAAGGAAGTAATCGCCATTCGAGAAACTCTGGGTCGGTTAAAGCACAAACAGTGGAGTGGAGTGGTGGTTGAGTCAGATTGCTTAGTGGCTATACAAGCAATCAGAAGCCAAATTGTCATGGTATCTCCATTTGACAAGGTTGTAGCTACCTGTCGCAACCTCTTGGAGGAACTAGCAACAACTTCGTTATTTTTTGTTAAACGGTCTGCTAATGAGGCTGCTCACTATATGGCGAGAGAGTCTTATTCTTTTCCAGATCGAGTTCTTAATAGGAGTACTGTTCCTATTGAGCTTTTgaatattttgcaagttgattcGTCTAATTAA
- the LOC141710500 gene encoding mitogen-activated protein kinase kinase kinase 20-like, giving the protein MASKWIFTKFLGAGSYGSVFLAQCASPLTACYSNLPNMVAVKSSLDRVSWSSRLEKAVLHELRGCREIVHCFADEDFEIFNKYGKKIYNIVLEYADGGTLGQVIESRGGRMPEYEASWNACMMLKGLRHVHGKGFVHCDLKPDNILVFNVEAGEGKGVVKYNLKLADFGLAKKSGGGKCGGRKEYKNRGTLLYSSPESVVVGVHDSAMDVWSLGCIVLEMLLGEGGLWSNFLDVDKQCLGEMIANYEDDRLNLILPKFDYLSENAKDFVRRCLTKDIEDRWTAEELLNHPFITLNQTLLEELEARLSYEKMMRYQSNTPFSSSFRSAHISLGVC; this is encoded by the coding sequence ATGGCTTCCAAGTGGATATTCACCAAGTTTCTTGGAGCAGGATCGTACGGTTCGGTTTTCTTAGCACAATGTGCATCGCCTTTAACAGCCTGCTACTCTAATTTACCGAACATGGTAGCTGTGAAATCGTCTCTAGACAGGGTTTCATGGTCTTCGAGGTTGGAGAAGGCTGTGTTGCATGAACTTAGAGGATGTCGAGAGATCGTGCATTGTTTTGCAGATGaagattttgaaatttttaataagTATGGCAAGAAAATTTATAATATTGTGCTTGAGTATGCTGATGGAGGTACCTTAGGACAGGTTATTGAATCGAGGGGAGGAAGGATGCCTGAGTATGAAGCGAGCTGGAATGCTTGTATGATGCTTAAGGGGCTGCGTCATGTGCATGGTAAGGGTTTTGTTCATTGTGATTTGAAGCCGGATAATATTCTTGTTTTTAATGTTGAGGCCGGGGAGGGTAAAGGAGTGGTGAAGTACAATCTTAAGTTAGCGGATTTTGGATTGGCTAAAAAGAGTGGAGGGGGAAAGTGTGGTGGAAGAAAGGAGTATAAGAATCGCGGTACTTTGCTTTACAGTTCTCCTGAATCTGTGGTGGTTGGAGTTCATGATTCCGCTATGGATGTGTGGTCATTGGGTTGCATTGTGTTGGAGATGCTTTTAGGGGAGGGAGGTTTGTGGAGCAATTTTCTTGATGTTGATAAACAATGCTTGGGGGAGATGATTGCTAATTATGAAGATGATAGGTTAAATCTGATTCTACCAAAGTTTGATTACTTATCTGAGAATGCAAAGGATTTCGTGAGGAGATGTTTAACAAAGGACATTGAAGACAGATGGACTGCTGAAGAACTTCTCAACCATCCCttcattactctcaatcagactCTGCTGGAGGAATTAGAAGCACGATTATCCTACGAGAAGATGATGAGGTACCAGTCCAACACTCCATTCAGTTCTTCATTCAGATCAGCCCATATCTCTCTGGGGGTTTGTTAA